The sequence GCACCTCGTCCGGCACCGGCGCCGCCAGGAGCCGCCGCGCCACGTCCCACGCATACCAGGCCGCATGTGGGAAGGCCGTGCCGCGTGCCCGCTCCACCACCACCCGCCAGTCCAGCCGCGTGTCCGCCAGCGCCAGCAGCTTCAAGTCGAAGAGCCATGCCAACCGCTGCAACGCGTGGTTGCTCGCGTGCAGCGCCAGGTAGACGGCCTCGTCCTCGGGCCGCAGCCACCGCACCGCCCGGCCATCCACCGCGCCCGTCTCCGCCCGTGCCAGCAGCGCGTCGCCCTCCAGCGCCTCGCCCCATCCCGCGAGCGCGCGGTAGTGCAGCTCCACCAGCCCCGCCGGCCCCGCCAGCTCCAAGTGGTGAGAGTCCTCTTCCCCGTGCCGGGCGCCGTCGCCCCGCCGCACCGAGAGCCCCACGCGGGCTAGCGCCTGGGCCGCGGCGCCCACATCCGCGCGCGCCACCAGCAGGTCCACGTCCGTGGTGGCTCGCTGCAACGGGTCCGGATACAGCCGCAGCGCCAGCCCGTACCCCTTGAGCAGCACCGGCACCTGCCCCACCGTCGCCAGTGCGTCCAGGCTTCGCAGCAGCAGTGTCTTCACGCGCAGCGCCCGCGCCGCGTTCCCCAACGCTTCCCGGCGCAGGGACGCACTCGCGGGCTCGGGCAGCACCCAGCCCGCCCGTTCCACCGCGTGCGCCACGAAGCCCACCAGGCCGTGCCCCACCGCCGTGTGGACCAGTCCGTCCGCCTCCGCGCCCTCCGGAGCGGCGCGCACCGGGGCGTCCGGCCACGCCCTCAGCAACGCATGGAGCGCGCTTGCCCCCGGGGACATCGCCCCCCCCGGACTGGCGCGAGACGGCGCTCGCCCGTCTGGCATCACTTCCTCATCGCGACCAGGCGTCCGGGCTCGGCGTCGGCCCGGGGCCGGAGCCGCCCGGCGCTCTCCGCCACCGCGTCCGCCACCTGCTCCAGCGCCAGCTCCTCATCGCGGTTGATGGCGGCCCGGCCATCCCGCCACACCAGCAGCATCGCGCCCAGCACCTCGCCGTCAGCCTCGAGGGTGATGCGGACCTCGAACGGCATCCCCGAGCCCGCGGGCCGCTGGGCTTCAAAGACGACGTTGTCCGCGAGCCCCGTGGGACGGGCGCGCTGGAAGTGCAGCTCCTGGCGCGACAGGCCCAGGGCATCCGCCAGCGGGCGCACCGCGTTCCACACCGCCTCCAGCGAAGGCGACGCGCGCACCGCGCGGGTGACGTCCTTCACCATGGTCCGCAGCCAGAGGTTGCGCTGACGGACCTGGCGCATGTCCCTGGCGCGGCCCAGGTCCAGGTAGCCCAGCCGCCGCATCAGCAACACGATGAGCACGCCCATGCCACACAGCAGCATGGCGCTCTGCGCGCTGCTGGCGAAGCTCAGCGCCAGCGCCACCAGCATGAAGAGGCCGCACAGGCCATACAGCACCAGCACCGTGGCGCGGTGGCTGAGCACCAGGTGGCTCATCAGCCGGTGATGGATGTGCTCCCGGTCGGCGCTGAACATCGGCCGCCCTTGCAACGAGCGCCGCACCATGGCCAGCAGCGTGTCCATGATGGGCAGCCCCAGCGCCATCACCGGCACCAGCATGGCCACCGCCGTGCCGCTCTTGGTGCTCGTCTTGATGGACACCGCGGCCAGCACGAAGCCCAGGAACATGCTCCCGGTGTCCCCCATGAAGATGGAGGCCGGGTTGAAGTTGAACACCAGGAACCCAAGGATGGCGCCCGCCAGCGCCGCCATCAGCAATGACAGCAACACGTCGCCTCGCGACAGCGCGAGGATGAAGTTGGTGCCGACGCCGAAGAAGGCCACGCCGCCCGCGAGCCCATCCAGGCCGTCGATGAGGTTGAGCGCGTTGACCACGCCCACCACCCACAACACGGTGAAAGGCAGACTCAACGCGCCCAACACCAACTCCGGGCCGAACGGGTTGGCGATGACGTCGATGCGGAACCCCATGGCATACAAGCCGAACGCCACCGTGAACTGGACAGCGAACTTCAGACGGGCGCCCGCGCCCCGCAGGTCGTCGTAGAGGCCCAGCGCCACAATCGCCGCGCCGCCCAGGAACAGGCCCGCCACCAGCTCCGTGTGGGAGCGGAAGTGGTACCCCACGCCAGAGTCCACCAGGAACAACGCGCACAGCGGCGCGAAGAATCCACCGACGATGCCCACCCCACCCAGCCGGGGAATCGGCCGGACATGGACCTTCCGGCTGGAATTCGCCTGGTCCAGCCATCCCCACGCCAGGGCCCGGTCGCGCACCAGCCGCGTCAGCGCCAGTGCCACCAGCAGCGAGACGAAGAAGGCGACCAGAAGCGTAATCATGGGGCGTGCACCGTCCGCGCATCGTGGCGGCCGGCGGCTCCACGCGTCAATGCACGCGGGAGTACGATAGGTTTGTAAAGCAATGGGCGCTTGCGTCCGCCCGCAGTCCGACCAGGCAAGCGCCCTTTCTAGACGGTCCGCGGCGAGCGGAGAAGCGACTCGTAAAGGATTGACGTGCGCTCGGCGATGTCCCGCCACGTCATGTCCCGAACCGCGACCTGCGCGGCTTCACGCAACCGGAGCAGGCGAGCGCGATCCTCCGCCAGCGAGCGCAGCGCCGCCACCTGCGCGGCGACGTCTCCCATCGGTACCAACCACCCCGTCTCGCCGTCACGCACGACCTGGGGCGCCACGCCCACCGGCGTCGACACCGGCGTGAGCCCGCTGGCCATCGACTCCACCAGCGCCATCCCGAAGCCCTCCGAATGGCTGGGGAAGAACAGCACCTCTTCGTCCCGCAGCAGGCGCGGCAGCTCGGCGCGTGGATAACGAGGCACCACGCGCACGTGCTCGCGCGCCCCAGCGGGAAACGCCGCCAGCACCTCCGCCTCCGGGTTGCCCGTGCCGTACAACGTCAGCGTGAAGGACACACCTTCGGCATACAGGTGGGTGGCGACGGCCACCATCTCCGCGCGCCCCTTGAGCGCCAGCCAGCTCCCCACACACGCCACCCGCAGCGGCGCACCGGGCGCGGAAGGCGTGGGCGAAGGCAGCCCCTGGAAGGCCACATCCAGCCCATGGGGAATGACACTCAACTGACGCGCGGGCACGCCCAGCCGCTCCGTCGCGTAGGCGGCATCCTGCGTGTTGAGCAGCACCGCATGGTCCGCGCGCAGCAGGGTCTGGCGCACCTCCCAGAGGCGATAGCCGCCATGGTACAGCGGGTACTTCCAGCTCAGCGACAGGTGCCCCGCACGCGCGTCGGCGCGCAGCCGTTCGGAGAAGGTGTGCTCCAGGCCGTGGCTGCGCGTCACCAGGGCATGGCGGGCCCGCGCCCCCGGACGGCCCAAGCGCATCCAGGGCCACGCATCCCCGGTGGTGATGTCCAGCACGTCATACCGGCTCGCGGCCCGCAGCAGGTGCGCGGTGAGCATCCAGGGGAACCGCAGCTCGTGCAGCGTCGTGTGGTGCCGCAGGCCGGGATAGGCGTCGTCGTAGCTGAAGTAGTCCACCTGGCAGCCCCGCGCCGCCAGCGCCTGCCCCAGCGCGAGCGTCACCCCCGGCGCCCCCATGTTCGCGTTCAACGGATGGTGGATGCCAAGCAAGACGCGCATGGGAACGGAGCGACCCTCTCCTGCCTGCTTTCCAGGGGTGTGCGGCGTGGGCCAGAATGCCACCGTTTCCCGCCCCCATGTCCCTGCATTCCGCTCCCACGTTGCAGGCGAGCCTCGACTCGCGCCGCAACAACCTGGACTTCCTGCGCTTCGCCGCGGCGTCGTGCGTATTGCTCAGCCATGCCTTCCCCCTGGGCGAGGGCAAGGGGACAGTGGAGCCGCTGGAGTCCTTCACCCGGGGACAGTTCTCCCTGGGACGGCTGGGCGTCGCGGTGTTCCTCATCATCAGCGGCGTGCTCATCACCCGGAGCTGGGAGCGGACGCCCGATGCGGCGCGCTTCATCTGGGCCCGGGTGCTGCGCATCTTCCCCGGGCTGGGGGCCATGCTGCTGCTGACGGTGGGGGTGCTGGGGCCGGCCTTCACCCGGCTGTCCCTGGGCGACTACTTCACGGCCCCGGACACGGCCCTGTACCTGCTGGGCAACTTCGCCCTGAACTGGCCCCAGTGGCACCTGCCGGGCGTCTTCGAGGCGAACGCCTATCCCCACGCCGTCAACGGCTCGCTGTGGACGCTGAAGTACGAGGTCGGCTTCTACCTGCTGACGCTGGGCCTGGGCCTGACGGGCCTCTTGCGCAAGGGCATGGTCATCTTCGGCCTCGTCGGCGCGGCGGTGGCCACCTTCGTCACCGGACGGCTGGGCTTCTGGCCGGAGCTGTACCTGTACTTCGGCGGCGGCGTGGCGCTGTACCAGTGGCGCGAACACGTGCGCATGAGCCCCTGGGTGGCGGCGGCGTGCGTGGTGGGGTGGCTCATCACGGCCCGGCTCGGATACGGCTGCCGCATCGCCACCGGCCTGCTGGGCGGATACGTCGTGCTGTACCTCGCCTTCCGGCCCATGGGGGCGCTGGCGGACTTCGGGCGCCGGGGCGACCTGTCCTACGGCGTCTACCTCTACGCCTTCCCCGTGCAGCAGGCCGTCAGCACCCTGCTGGGCGGGCCCACGGCGTGGTGGGTGAACGCGGCGGTGGCATTCCCCTGTGTGCTGCTGCTGGCGGCGCTGTCGTGGCGGTGGGTGGAGCAGCCCGCCTTGCGGCGCAAGGACAGGCTCCCCGCGTGGGTGAGGCGTCTGGCGGCCTCCGTCACAGCGGTTCCGAAGACGCCGTCCCGGCCGGCTGGGCCGCACTGAAGTTGTCGCCCGCCAGCCGGTCATACGTGAGCAGGCGGTAGCGCCGCATCCAGTCCTCCCACGAGCCCGGCTCCTGGGCCTTGGGGACCTTGTCGCCCGCGGGCAGGTATTCGCCGGAGGCGTTGCGCAGCAGGTCTCCCCGGACCACGGGCAGCACCTTGGACAATTCGGAGACGAAGGCGAAGAAGCCCGGAGGCCGCAGCCCCGCCGTCTCGAGGATGCGCGGGGTGAGCATGCTGATGCTCAGGTGGATGTCCTGCCGGGGCACGGGGAAGTTCGTCCAGAGGACGACGGGGACCTCCGCCATGCGCTCGCGCTGCGCGTCCGTCCAGGGCTCCTGGAAGTAGCCAGCCTCGCGATAGGTCGCGTAGTCCGAGCCCAGCATCGGCAGGTGGTCCCCGAAGAGCACCAGCAGCGTCTTGCGTTTGCGCGCCTCCAGCCTGCGCACCAGCCGCTCCACGGCCGAGTCCATCTGCCGCAGCTTGTGCACGTAGTTCTTCAAGAGCAGCCGGTTGTCCGGCGAGAGCTTCTCGCCCTGCACCTCGATCCGCTCCTCGCCGGTGAGCGGAAGGTTGTAGGGCCCGTGGGTGGACATCGTCACGGCCATGATGAACCGCGGCTGACGCTCGTCGGAGAGCTCGTGGAGGATGTGGTCGACGACCTCCTCGTCCGACACCCAGGGCCCTTCGAGCCGGGGGGAAGTGAAGTCCGTGAGCGACTGGAACGTGTCGAAGCCCAGCAACGGGTACACCACGTCGCGGCTCCAATAGAACGCGTGGAACGGGTGGATGGCCACCGTCTGGTAGCCCGCGCGGCGGAACAGCGACGGCAGCGCGTCCACGGGCCGCATCACATAGTGTTGGTAGGGAAACGCGCCGTCCGGGGCGAACGACGAGGACATGCCCGTCAGGAGCTCGAACTCCGCGTTGGCCGTGCCGCCACCGAAGGCCGGGCTGATGAGGTTGCCCGAGCTGTGGCTCCCCATGAGCGACCGCACGAAGGGCAGCGGGTCCTCGCTGAAGGGGATGCCCAGCCGCGTCGGGTCCCAGAGCGATTCGGCCATGAAGACGACGACGTCCACGGGCTCCTGGGGCGCGGCGGGCACCACGCCCGGAGGGACACCCAGGGCCGCGTGCACCTGCGCCTGGGAGTACTCACTGCCCGGCTCCAGCCGCAGCCCCTCCCAGTTCCAGAGCATCATCAGCGTGAGCCCGTTCATCTGGAAGTTGGAGCGCTGGTCCCACACCTGGTCGTAGATGCCGAAGCGGTTGAAGACGCGCCGCACGGGCAGGTGCTGCTGGAAGATGATGACCAGCAGGTAGGCCACCGCCGCCAGCGCCAGGTTGCGGCGTCCGGCCTTGGGCAACGGGTACCGGGGCGTGCCGCGCGCCACCGCGCGCCACATGACGGCGAGCATGGCCACCAACAGCAGACACGAGCCGATGGCCGCCACCGCGCCGCCGCCGGGCAGCAGCGTGGGCGCCAGCGACGTCACCTGCCGCCACTCCAGGAAGTCCCAGGGCATCAGTGGCCGGTCGATGAGCTGCACCTTCCGGATGTGCAGGGTGACGGTGAAGAGCATCGCCGCCGCCACCAGGGCCCCCGAGATTCCCACCCGGTTCGTCACCGCCCACAGCAGGCTCGTCACCGCGGAGATGACTCCCACGCTGAGGAGCATGGAGTAGACGTTGCGCTGGGTGATGCCCTCCAGGCCCGCGGACGAGAAGACGGCAATGGTCAGCTCCATGGCCCCGAC is a genomic window of Myxococcus virescens containing:
- a CDS encoding nucleotidyltransferase family protein — translated: MSPGASALHALLRAWPDAPVRAAPEGAEADGLVHTAVGHGLVGFVAHAVERAGWVLPEPASASLRREALGNAARALRVKTLLLRSLDALATVGQVPVLLKGYGLALRLYPDPLQRATTDVDLLVARADVGAAAQALARVGLSVRRGDGARHGEEDSHHLELAGPAGLVELHYRALAGWGEALEGDALLARAETGAVDGRAVRWLRPEDEAVYLALHASNHALQRLAWLFDLKLLALADTRLDWRVVVERARGTAFPHAAWYAWDVARRLLAAPVPDEVLAALAPPRWQQVLARRFFSDARLLGASLLDGRTGWMAAKLLLAPRMGSVARYGVRRARNAVRARLRRPG
- a CDS encoding MraY family glycosyltransferase: MITLLVAFFVSLLVALALTRLVRDRALAWGWLDQANSSRKVHVRPIPRLGGVGIVGGFFAPLCALFLVDSGVGYHFRSHTELVAGLFLGGAAIVALGLYDDLRGAGARLKFAVQFTVAFGLYAMGFRIDVIANPFGPELVLGALSLPFTVLWVVGVVNALNLIDGLDGLAGGVAFFGVGTNFILALSRGDVLLSLLMAALAGAILGFLVFNFNPASIFMGDTGSMFLGFVLAAVSIKTSTKSGTAVAMLVPVMALGLPIMDTLLAMVRRSLQGRPMFSADREHIHHRLMSHLVLSHRATVLVLYGLCGLFMLVALALSFASSAQSAMLLCGMGVLIVLLMRRLGYLDLGRARDMRQVRQRNLWLRTMVKDVTRAVRASPSLEAVWNAVRPLADALGLSRQELHFQRARPTGLADNVVFEAQRPAGSGMPFEVRITLEADGEVLGAMLLVWRDGRAAINRDEELALEQVADAVAESAGRLRPRADAEPGRLVAMRK
- a CDS encoding glycosyltransferase family 4 protein — protein: MRVLLGIHHPLNANMGAPGVTLALGQALAARGCQVDYFSYDDAYPGLRHHTTLHELRFPWMLTAHLLRAASRYDVLDITTGDAWPWMRLGRPGARARHALVTRSHGLEHTFSERLRADARAGHLSLSWKYPLYHGGYRLWEVRQTLLRADHAVLLNTQDAAYATERLGVPARQLSVIPHGLDVAFQGLPSPTPSAPGAPLRVACVGSWLALKGRAEMVAVATHLYAEGVSFTLTLYGTGNPEAEVLAAFPAGAREHVRVVPRYPRAELPRLLRDEEVLFFPSHSEGFGMALVESMASGLTPVSTPVGVAPQVVRDGETGWLVPMGDVAAQVAALRSLAEDRARLLRLREAAQVAVRDMTWRDIAERTSILYESLLRSPRTV
- a CDS encoding acyltransferase family protein, which translates into the protein MPPFPAPMSLHSAPTLQASLDSRRNNLDFLRFAAASCVLLSHAFPLGEGKGTVEPLESFTRGQFSLGRLGVAVFLIISGVLITRSWERTPDAARFIWARVLRIFPGLGAMLLLTVGVLGPAFTRLSLGDYFTAPDTALYLLGNFALNWPQWHLPGVFEANAYPHAVNGSLWTLKYEVGFYLLTLGLGLTGLLRKGMVIFGLVGAAVATFVTGRLGFWPELYLYFGGGVALYQWREHVRMSPWVAAACVVGWLITARLGYGCRIATGLLGGYVVLYLAFRPMGALADFGRRGDLSYGVYLYAFPVQQAVSTLLGGPTAWWVNAAVAFPCVLLLAALSWRWVEQPALRRKDRLPAWVRRLAASVTAVPKTPSRPAGPH
- a CDS encoding LTA synthase family protein gives rise to the protein MARRARIPKTLFFQRPPSNLWPLVGVILASAVLVGAMELTIAVFSSAGLEGITQRNVYSMLLSVGVISAVTSLLWAVTNRVGISGALVAAAMLFTVTLHIRKVQLIDRPLMPWDFLEWRQVTSLAPTLLPGGGAVAAIGSCLLLVAMLAVMWRAVARGTPRYPLPKAGRRNLALAAVAYLLVIIFQQHLPVRRVFNRFGIYDQVWDQRSNFQMNGLTLMMLWNWEGLRLEPGSEYSQAQVHAALGVPPGVVPAAPQEPVDVVVFMAESLWDPTRLGIPFSEDPLPFVRSLMGSHSSGNLISPAFGGGTANAEFELLTGMSSSFAPDGAFPYQHYVMRPVDALPSLFRRAGYQTVAIHPFHAFYWSRDVVYPLLGFDTFQSLTDFTSPRLEGPWVSDEEVVDHILHELSDERQPRFIMAVTMSTHGPYNLPLTGEERIEVQGEKLSPDNRLLLKNYVHKLRQMDSAVERLVRRLEARKRKTLLVLFGDHLPMLGSDYATYREAGYFQEPWTDAQRERMAEVPVVLWTNFPVPRQDIHLSISMLTPRILETAGLRPPGFFAFVSELSKVLPVVRGDLLRNASGEYLPAGDKVPKAQEPGSWEDWMRRYRLLTYDRLAGDNFSAAQPAGTASSEPL